The genomic DNA TTGCCCGCCTGCGGATCGATTACGAACGCTTGGCGGAACTGGCGATCACCGAAGGCTTGACCGATGTCGATTGGACCACGCATCGCCGCGAGGCGGCCGCCATGGATCGGCTGGGGGTGAGCCAAGTCGGAGTGCCGACGGTCTCGGGCAGCCGAGTCGAGCTGCTCAAGGATGCCGATTCGATTCTTCGCGGGATTGCCGCCGACATCGATCAAGCTCGCAACAGCGTCTTGATGGAGTTCTATATCTGGAACCAAGGTGGCGCGGCGGAGCTGGTCTTTGAGGCTCTAAAGCGTGCCGCCCAGCGTGGCGTCTCTTGCCGGCTGCTTGTCGATAGCGTCGGCGGACGGCCGTGGTGGAAGGGTCCGCAACCGGCGGAGCTGCGCAAAGCGGGAGTCCTCTGTCGGCCGGCGCTGAAGGCAGGACTGTGGCGAACGATCTTTGCTCGCAACGACCTTCGCCTGCATCGCAAGATCGTTGTCGTCGATGGCGAGGTGGCTTGGACGGGCAGTATGAACTTGGTCGATCCCAAGTTCTTCAAACAGGATGCCGACGTTGGCCAATGGGTCGACGCGATGCTGCGTCTGCAAGGTGCCGCGGTCTCGCCGTTGGCGATGACGATGATCGGCGACTGGATGTTGGAGACCGATGAATCGGTCGATGAGATCATCCGCTGCGCCGAACTGCGGATGGTCGAACGCGAAGGAACTGGCGATATCCAAGTGATTCCTTCGGGACCGTCGGAGACCGACGACGGACTGCTGCAGATGCTGCTGGCGTTGATCAATTCAGCTCACGATGAATTGGTCTTAACCACCCCTTATTTTGTTCCCGACGATTCGATGGTCCGCGCGATTCGCGGCGCCGCCGGACGAGGCGTGAAGGTGCATCTGGTAGTACCGAACCGCGTCGATTCGATGCTGACACATTTCGCCAGCCGGTCCTACTACGATGAACTGTTAGAGGTGGGCGTGCAGATCTATCTGTACGACCAGGGCCTGTTGCACACCAAGTCGGTGACGGCCGATGGTGACATGGCGATGTTCGGAACGGTGAACCTGGACATGCGCAGCTTGTGGCTGAACTATGAAGTCTCGTTGTTCCTGTACGGCCAGGATTTGACCGGTCCGGTTCGCGACCTTCAAGGAACCTATATCGAAGCCAGCAAGCGATTGGATCCGGCGGAATGGACCAATCGGTCGCTGCGTGAACGCTTTTTAGAGAACGTCCTGCGACTGATTGGTCCGGTGTTGTAGTGCGAACGCACCGATTTAAGATCTCAGCGATGGTCGATCGCTGCAGGCGGAAAGCCTAGTGACCGACCTGGCGAATCAGATCATCGATGTCGGCCAACATCCTTGCCTCGCAACGCAAGACTCCCAGATCTTCGCCGCCAGCGTGTACCGGTTCATCGCCGGTCACGATCACTCTGCCAGCCAGCCGCTCGGAGGAGTCGGCCAGGTGCTGATAAAGATCGCGGCTGTCGCCGGTCTCGACTGCTTGGTCGACGACAATCACGTCGTAGCGATTGCCCAGCAGCCGCTGTTCGGCGGTCTGCCAGTTGTGAGCGGTTTCACAAGCGAGGCCTCGCGAGTTGACCTGCTGACGCGTTCGATCTGTCAATTCAATACTCTGATTGACTACCAACCATCCACTCATCTTCCATTCCTCGACATTGAAAGTAATCGTGCATTTGTTGCACAGCCAACCCAATAGCCGATGACTCGCTTCCACCGCAACGCCGCTTCAGGCCCCATCAACCAAACCGAAAGGCGGGCTACGCATCATTGAGCCACAGAAAGCAGGTACCCTTCGTGCAACCTATCTCTAGTTCGTCGACAGTAATCGGGCGATTTCTGAAGCCGTACCGAAAACATAGCTAACCAATAGAACCCAAGTCGACGGCGAACTGCTATTATTACAAAGCAATCCGAGGCAACGTTGGTAGATTTGGCAGAATCGGCCCGATCTGCATAACGCACCCCCACCCCGCTGCGGGTTGACGTTGACTCCCCAGCAGAGACGAAGTGCGCGGACCGCGGTGTCCTATAGTTATGCAGCGAGCGGCCACGGATCGGCGCGGATGATTGGGCGGATTGCATCCCCCTCCTCGCCCGATTGAAATAGACCGCATCCGCAACCGGCTAACCGCGGCAGAAGAGACACGCCAGTCGACATTTAAGACGCGTTGGATTCCTTTGAACACATCTCGATTGCAGATATTACTGGTCGAACATCGCGACGCCGATGCCATGCTGTTGCATCGGATGCTGCAGCACGCCCCCACGAACGGCTTTGAAGTTTGCGTCTGCAAGACCGCCGAAGCCGCGATCGATCGGCTGGGCGATCATCAATACGACGGCGTGATCATCAACTTGGATCACGAAGACCAAGATCCGTTTGAAGTCCTGCTGCGAATCCGTAATCTCGATCCACGACTTGCGATCCTGGGGATCACCGACCGCAGCGACGAATCGTTTGGTTTGCGAATGGTCGAATGCGGTGCGCAAGACGTGATCGCCAAAGAGATGCTGAACGGGCAACTGCTGTACCGCGCGATGCGATATGGAATCGCGCGGCAGCGTCAGATCAGCTGCCTCAAGACCGCCGCTCATACCGATGCGTTGACGGGGCTGGGAAATCGACGCGCCTTGGATCAAGCCCTCGACCAAGCGGTCGCCGACTTTGCTGTCGATCGCCAGCCCTTCGGTTTCTTGATTCTCGACGTCGACAATTTCAAACAGTTCAACGACCAACATGGGCATCGCGCGGGCGATTATGTGTTGAGCCAGCTGGGCAGTC from Rosistilla oblonga includes the following:
- the cls gene encoding cardiolipin synthase, yielding MIHPGALSIALSVLHLLVAIAISFRVIMRKPPVGVALAWLFLVAAVPLAGVGFYLLVGERRVGQRRARKIARLRIDYERLAELAITEGLTDVDWTTHRREAAAMDRLGVSQVGVPTVSGSRVELLKDADSILRGIAADIDQARNSVLMEFYIWNQGGAAELVFEALKRAAQRGVSCRLLVDSVGGRPWWKGPQPAELRKAGVLCRPALKAGLWRTIFARNDLRLHRKIVVVDGEVAWTGSMNLVDPKFFKQDADVGQWVDAMLRLQGAAVSPLAMTMIGDWMLETDESVDEIIRCAELRMVEREGTGDIQVIPSGPSETDDGLLQMLLALINSAHDELVLTTPYFVPDDSMVRAIRGAAGRGVKVHLVVPNRVDSMLTHFASRSYYDELLEVGVQIYLYDQGLLHTKSVTADGDMAMFGTVNLDMRSLWLNYEVSLFLYGQDLTGPVRDLQGTYIEASKRLDPAEWTNRSLRERFLENVLRLIGPVL
- a CDS encoding diguanylate cyclase, which translates into the protein MNTSRLQILLVEHRDADAMLLHRMLQHAPTNGFEVCVCKTAEAAIDRLGDHQYDGVIINLDHEDQDPFEVLLRIRNLDPRLAILGITDRSDESFGLRMVECGAQDVIAKEMLNGQLLYRAMRYGIARQRQISCLKTAAHTDALTGLGNRRALDQALDQAVADFAVDRQPFGFLILDVDNFKQFNDQHGHRAGDYVLSQLGSLLRTAVTGNDLCSRYGGEEFGILIPATSTAKAVAKMKDLLQRIAEHFVEFEGTQYRVTSSAGLTISRPNDTVGSIIERADIALYRAKSDGRNRGDLNLPLSAAVPLSCETIAGGNQK